A part of Nitrospirota bacterium genomic DNA contains:
- a CDS encoding CopG family transcriptional regulator — MSTLVATNIRLPDETLKELKYRAIEERKSVNQLVREAIENYLSVQKQPEMQRQVKDPFENVVGSARSGIKDGSVKHDEYLYPVRKRR; from the coding sequence ATGTCCACCCTTGTTGCAACTAATATAAGGCTGCCCGATGAGACCCTGAAGGAACTTAAATACAGGGCAATTGAGGAGAGAAAGAGCGTAAACCAGCTTGTGCGTGAAGCTATTGAGAACTATCTCTCCGTTCAAAAGCAGCCGGAGATGCAAAGGCAGGTGAAAGACCCATTTGAAAATGTTGTAGGCAGTGCAAGGTCAGGCATTAAAGACGGCTCTGTAAAACATGACGAGTATCTTTATCCTGTCAGAAAAAGACGATGA
- a CDS encoding PIN domain-containing protein → MKIFIDTGAFIALTDADDEYHSTAKYFFKEEIKTTGSKFLTTNFVVCETINYLRAKVSHNTAVSFRENLYRSNVIEVVHVNPAIEDEAFRIFKHYNDKDFSFTDCVSFAAMKAKKLKEAFAFDRHFEQYGNFRKLP, encoded by the coding sequence ATGAAGATTTTCATAGACACAGGCGCTTTTATTGCCCTTACGGATGCTGACGATGAGTACCACTCAACCGCTAAATATTTCTTTAAGGAAGAAATAAAAACTACAGGCAGTAAATTTCTTACTACAAACTTTGTTGTATGTGAAACAATTAATTATTTACGGGCAAAAGTATCGCATAATACAGCGGTTTCCTTCAGGGAAAATCTTTACAGAAGCAATGTCATTGAAGTTGTTCATGTTAATCCTGCGATAGAAGATGAGGCATTCAGGATTTTCAAACATTACAATGATAAAGATTTCAGCTTTACTGATTGTGTAAGTTTTGCAGCTATGAAGGCAAAAAAGTTAAAAGAGGCTTTTGCCTTTGACAGGCATTTTGAACAATACGGCAATTTCAGGAAACTGCCGTAG